Proteins found in one Oncorhynchus keta strain PuntledgeMale-10-30-2019 chromosome 2, Oket_V2, whole genome shotgun sequence genomic segment:
- the LOC118361474 gene encoding probable vesicular acetylcholine transporter-B, which yields MDTGGSSGLAKSAAVKLSEMGERTKQFGNAMKAPDHQRRIILVIVCVALLLDNMLYMVIVPIIPDYLADLELEQAEHVHVVIHPNSSINSTMSSAQAKSNRDNLDVQIGVLFASKAILQLLVNPLSGTFIDRVGYDIPLLIGLTVMFFSTCIFAFAENYATLFFARSLQGLGSAFADTSGIAMIADKYTEESERSKALGIALAFISFGSLVAPPFGGILYEFAGKRVPFIVLAVVCLIDGILLLTVIKPFSNRTRDNMPVGTPIYKLMVDPYIAVVAGALTVCNIPLAFLEPTIANWMESTMHSTKWEMGLCWLPAFFPHVLGVYMTVKLASKYPNLQWFYGALGMVIIGASSCTVPACKTFGQLIAPLCGICFGIALVDTALLPTLAFLVDVRHVSVYGSVYALADISYSVAYAMGPIVAGNIVHNYGFVQLNLGMGLVNVLYAPALLLLRNVCQMKPSYSERDNLLVDDDEPEGLYDTMKMEERKGKKKGYSSAGNCLPVVVVDENGGFDPFRAQTRASSEESFGPEYS from the coding sequence ATGGATACAGGGGGGTCCTCCGGGCTGGCCAAATCAGCCGCTGTAAAACTGTCCGAGATGGGAGAAAGAACGAAACAGTTTGGCAACGCAATGAAAGCCCCGGACCATCAAAGACGGATCATTTTAGTGATCGTCTGCGTGGCTCTTCTTCTAGACAATATGCTCTATATGGTTATAGTCCCGATTATTCCCGACTACCTTGCTGATTTAGAGCTTGAGCAAGCAGAGCACGTCCACGTAGTTATACATCCTAATTCTTCAATCAACAGCACAATGAGCTCAGCCCAAGCTAAAAGCAACAGGGACAATTTAGACGTCCAAATAGGAGTACTTTTTGCGTCCAAGGCTATCTTGCAGCTCTTGGTGAACCCTTTGTCAGGAACTTTCATAGACCGCGTTGGATACGACATTCCACTCCTGATAGGACTAACCGTCATGTTCTTTTCCACATGTATATTTGCTTTCGCTGAGAACTACGCGACGCTATTTTTTGCACGTAGTTTGCAAGGTCTGGGCTCAGCTTTCGCCGACACCTCAGGAATTGCCATGATAGCAGATAAATACACCGAAGAATCGGAGAGAAGTAAAGCCCTTGGTATCGCCCTGGCGTTCATCTCTTTCGGTAGCCTGGTAGCACCTCCCTTCGGGGGTATCCTGTACGAGTTTGCCGGTAAACGAGTACCGTTTATCGTTCTCGCCGTTGTTTGCCTTATAGACGGGATTCTGCTCTTGACCGTGATCAAGCCGTTCTCGAACAGGACTAGAGACAATATGCCGGTGGGTACCCCCATCTACAAACTAATGGTTGACCCCTACATAGCTGTCGTGGCAGGTGCCCTAACAGTGTGCAATATCCCCCTGGCCTTTCTGGAGCCCACCATAGCCAACTGGATGGAGAGCACCATGCATTCAACTAAGTGGGAAATGGGATTATGTTGGCTACCTGCTTTCTTTCCACATGTTCTGGGTGTCTACATGACCGTCAAACTGGCTTCTAAGTACCCCAACCTGCAGTGGTTCTATGGAGCCTTGGGCATGGTCATTATCGGGGCCAGCTCATGCACCGTCCCAGCATGCAAAACATTCGGCCAGTTAATCGCCCCGTTATGCGGCATATGTTTCGGCATTGCTCTCGTGGACACTGCCCTGTTGCCAACACTTGCCTTTCTGGTCGACGTGCGTCATGTGTCCGTGTACGGCAGCGTCTACGCTTTAGCTGACATCTCCTATTCTGTCGCGTATGCCATGGGTCCTATCGTGGCGGGGAATATAGTGCACAACTATGGGTTTGTCCAACTCAACCTGGGCATGGGCCTCGTCAATGTCCTGTACGCACCGGCGCTTCTGCTGCTCCGTAATGTGTGCCAAATGAAGCCGTCCTACTCCGAGAGAGATAACCTGTTGGTGGACGATGATGAACCCGAGGGTCTGTATGATACCATGAAGATGGAGGAGCGGAAAGGCAAGAAGAAGGGTTATAGTTCGGCAGGGAACTGTTtgcctgtggtggtggtggatgagAATGGAGGGTTTGACCCGTTTAGAGCACAAACACGTGCCTCTTCAGAGGAATCCTTTGGTCCAGAGTACAGTTAG